One genomic window of Methanosalsum zhilinae DSM 4017 includes the following:
- a CDS encoding methyl-accepting chemotaxis protein: MIDFDTIKEKTNIDLRSVKIKTTAYVVIALVIIFAISGIVIINAVTDMQTELAYGDVRNEAQIYANQIDSDLNQYMTTAVTLSGMLTQYESNDRNEISNVLRQTLINNPNFEGVYVAFEPNAFDGLDDEYVNAEGHDGTGRFIPYWYRDGNTIDLEPLVDYDTEVYYQLPKTLEQNVVTEPYMYQGVLLSSFVSPIMVNGQFIGIAGTDVNLMYLDDLMDGVTLFDTGYAVLLSNDGVIITHPIDKDLMGNNNIGDFEGEVFTQIQRDVNNGVSGQLNAISPVTGENVVYSYEPIETGDYAVLTVVPENEILAGVYSLQIQIITIFIIAVGLMGILSYFAVGSIANPMRAAATRAEKISKGDLTGEVDNKFFGRKDEVGTLASSFHEMMENLNSLVRGIKTSADDTASKAQEMSATSEQTTASANQIADTVSEISKGAQTQSAKIEEVARAMNDMNQSVQDVAENAQRASEKSENTAIQIQNIGESSQELLRKMSGIQKSSDDTSEVVSQLDQKSTEIGKIVNLITSIADQTNLLALNAAIEAARAGEHGRGFAVVADEVKKLADESGSAAKQIEELIAEIQGSTQNAVNSMNKSKTEIKNGAESLDETVKSISDIVSDVTEISRMVQEIAAAAQEQSASIEEVTASVEEVSSISQESAAGTQEASAAVEEQTASMQEISNAAQQLAEMADKLQKDVEYFKVNASEDKKEE; this comes from the coding sequence ATGATAGATTTTGATACGATTAAAGAAAAAACGAATATAGATCTGCGGTCTGTTAAAATCAAAACAACCGCTTATGTAGTGATTGCATTGGTAATTATTTTTGCAATCTCAGGTATAGTAATTATAAATGCTGTTACAGATATGCAAACAGAATTAGCATATGGTGATGTGAGAAATGAAGCACAAATTTATGCAAATCAAATAGATTCTGATTTAAATCAATATATGACAACCGCTGTCACACTTTCAGGTATGTTAACTCAATATGAAAGTAATGACAGAAATGAAATTAGCAATGTATTGCGCCAAACTTTAATCAACAATCCTAATTTCGAAGGAGTTTATGTAGCATTTGAGCCGAATGCGTTTGACGGACTTGATGATGAGTATGTTAATGCTGAAGGACACGATGGCACTGGTAGATTTATACCTTACTGGTATCGCGATGGAAATACAATAGATCTTGAGCCATTAGTTGATTATGACACCGAAGTTTACTATCAATTACCTAAGACACTGGAACAAAATGTGGTAACTGAACCTTATATGTATCAGGGTGTATTATTATCCAGTTTTGTATCTCCCATAATGGTTAATGGCCAATTTATTGGAATTGCAGGCACTGATGTGAACCTTATGTACCTTGATGACCTGATGGATGGGGTTACACTATTTGATACTGGTTATGCAGTATTGTTGAGTAACGATGGAGTCATAATTACTCATCCAATTGACAAAGATTTAATGGGCAATAATAATATTGGTGATTTTGAAGGGGAAGTATTTACTCAGATACAAAGAGATGTTAACAACGGTGTTTCCGGCCAGCTTAATGCAATAAGTCCTGTTACTGGTGAAAATGTAGTTTATTCTTACGAACCAATAGAGACCGGGGATTATGCAGTATTAACTGTAGTACCAGAAAATGAAATATTAGCTGGTGTTTATTCACTTCAGATACAGATTATTACTATTTTTATAATTGCGGTTGGCTTGATGGGTATATTGAGCTATTTTGCTGTTGGTTCAATAGCAAACCCAATGCGTGCAGCTGCAACACGGGCTGAAAAGATATCCAAAGGTGATCTTACCGGTGAAGTTGACAATAAATTCTTTGGTCGCAAGGATGAGGTTGGAACACTTGCATCTTCTTTCCATGAGATGATGGAAAACTTGAATTCACTTGTAAGAGGTATCAAAACAAGTGCTGATGATACTGCTTCAAAGGCTCAGGAGATGTCTGCCACCTCCGAACAGACAACTGCCTCTGCAAACCAGATTGCTGATACTGTTTCTGAGATATCTAAAGGTGCACAGACCCAGTCTGCAAAGATTGAGGAAGTTGCCCGGGCAATGAATGATATGAACCAGAGTGTTCAGGACGTGGCTGAGAATGCACAGAGGGCATCTGAAAAATCTGAAAATACTGCAATACAGATCCAGAATATTGGTGAATCTTCTCAGGAACTGCTCAGAAAGATGAGTGGAATCCAGAAGTCTTCTGATGATACTTCTGAGGTTGTTTCTCAGCTTGACCAGAAGTCCACTGAGATCGGTAAGATCGTCAATCTGATCACAAGTATTGCAGATCAGACCAATCTTCTTGCACTCAATGCTGCCATTGAGGCTGCAAGGGCAGGTGAGCATGGACGTGGATTTGCTGTTGTTGCAGATGAGGTCAAGAAACTTGCAGATGAATCCGGTTCTGCTGCAAAACAGATTGAGGAACTGATTGCTGAAATTCAGGGTAGTACTCAAAACGCAGTAAATTCAATGAATAAAAGTAAAACTGAAATCAAAAATGGGGCTGAATCTCTGGATGAAACTGTAAAATCAATCAGTGATATTGTAAGTGATGTAACTGAGATTTCCAGGATGGTGCAGGAAATCGCAGCCGCTGCCCAGGAACAGTCTGCATCTATCGAAGAAGTTACAGCTTCTGTGGAAGAGGTCTCTTCTATATCTCAGGAATCTGCTGCAGGAACCCAGGAAGCTTCAGCTGCAGTTGAAGAACAGACTGCTTCAATGCAGGAGATATCCAATGCAGCCCAGCAGCTGGCTGAAATGGCTGATAAACTTCAGAAAGATGTTGAATATTTCAAAGTCAACGCATCTGAAGATAAAAAGGAAGAATGA
- a CDS encoding chemotaxis protein CheC, whose protein sequence is MTELDELTKGALQEAGNIGMGHLATSLSKIVNRDVKIDVPRVELLSMQDILGNESDEKNKSVAGIHLQITGDAAGGLLILLPKYSALSFSDLLMKKPIGTTTKVEEMHQKKLEEMGLRLCKAYMKAVNEFIGIELNVGKPVVEVNMAGVDDFITRQIEDLADEFIVVKNECFIPSTNSRHEFNMLFEPDAAEIIMTAVMKKMMG, encoded by the coding sequence ATGACTGAACTGGATGAACTTACAAAAGGCGCTCTTCAGGAAGCTGGAAATATTGGAATGGGCCATCTGGCTACTTCACTTTCAAAGATAGTTAATCGTGATGTTAAAATAGATGTGCCCCGGGTTGAGCTGCTGTCCATGCAGGATATACTTGGAAATGAATCCGATGAAAAAAATAAAAGTGTTGCAGGAATACATCTTCAGATAACAGGTGATGCTGCAGGCGGACTTCTTATATTGCTTCCAAAATATTCTGCTCTGTCTTTCTCAGACCTTCTCATGAAAAAGCCAATTGGTACAACTACAAAGGTAGAGGAGATGCATCAGAAAAAACTCGAGGAGATGGGACTTCGGCTTTGCAAGGCATATATGAAAGCTGTCAATGAATTTATCGGGATTGAGTTGAATGTTGGAAAGCCTGTAGTAGAGGTTAATATGGCCGGAGTTGATGATTTTATCACCAGGCAGATTGAGGATCTGGCTGATGAGTTCATAGTTGTTAAAAATGAATGTTTTATACCCTCTACAAATTCAAGGCACGAATTCAATATGCTGTTTGAACCCGATGCAGCGGAAATAATCATGACTGCCGTGATGAAAAAAATGATGGGATAA
- a CDS encoding chemotaxis protein CheC — protein sequence MNEINQLTEFQHDALREIANIGFGNAATSLSKLVNNEVSINIPALKMQLIEKVPGIVGGEESLVYGIVMQIYGDLNGYIMMLLPTESVKSISSILLNYENGDLLSEMNMSMMQEVGHILGGTYVSSLSDFFNMKISVSPPYATYDMAAAIIDLALIEMSRDLEYALVFDSEMMVKNDIINGKIFTMFDTDSLDQIMNRIDKMVM from the coding sequence TTGAATGAAATTAATCAGCTAACTGAATTTCAGCATGATGCACTACGAGAGATTGCAAACATTGGATTTGGAAACGCTGCAACATCCTTATCCAAGCTGGTAAACAATGAGGTCAGTATAAATATACCTGCACTTAAAATGCAGCTGATCGAAAAGGTACCGGGTATTGTTGGTGGAGAGGAGTCTCTTGTATATGGTATTGTAATGCAGATATACGGAGATCTGAACGGTTATATAATGATGCTTCTTCCAACTGAAAGTGTAAAATCGATATCTTCAATACTTTTGAATTATGAAAATGGTGACCTTTTAAGTGAGATGAACATGTCTATGATGCAGGAAGTAGGGCATATTCTGGGTGGTACATATGTCAGTTCACTTTCTGATTTTTTTAATATGAAGATATCAGTGTCTCCACCTTATGCCACATATGATATGGCAGCCGCTATTATCGATCTTGCATTGATCGAAATGAGTCGCGATCTTGAGTATGCACTTGTATTTGATAGTGAAATGATGGTTAAAAATGATATCATAAATGGAAAAATATTCACTATGTTCGATACTGATTCACTTGATCAAATAATGAACAGAATCGATAAAATGGTTATGTGA
- a CDS encoding protein-glutamate methylesterase/protein-glutamine glutaminase — protein sequence MTINVIVVDDSAFMRRVISDILNKDPEINVVATARNGRDAIEKIEKLRPDVVTLDVEMPVLNGLDALGYIMSECPTPVVMLSSVDERAAEITLTAFEYGAIDFIQKPSGRINPDISAVGDEICSKVKTAAYVDVNKLDFMEEHVRNNFRKQKSEGTQRDQKSENLSFSLQKPHINKKILAIGSSTGGPRALEQIIPRLPADFPAAVLVVQHMPAGFTASFSKRLDLHSMLSVREAKNGDIVKEGEVLVAPGDFHMEITEQKINGAIQGIVRLNKNPREKGVRPAVNYLFRSIAPIYGSNIVTLILTGMGSDGLEGVEAIKKMGGRSVVEDELTCVVYGMPKAIADRGLADNIIPLDNIADEIVQMFNKELRGSRN from the coding sequence ATGACAATAAATGTTATTGTTGTTGATGATTCCGCTTTCATGCGCAGGGTTATCTCGGATATCCTGAATAAAGATCCTGAAATAAATGTTGTAGCTACTGCCAGAAATGGCAGGGATGCGATAGAGAAGATTGAAAAGCTGCGCCCTGATGTTGTCACACTGGATGTTGAGATGCCTGTACTTAATGGTCTTGATGCACTTGGATATATAATGAGCGAGTGTCCAACACCGGTTGTGATGCTCAGTTCAGTTGATGAAAGGGCAGCAGAAATTACACTGACAGCATTTGAGTATGGTGCAATAGATTTTATACAGAAACCATCTGGACGTATCAACCCAGATATTTCTGCGGTAGGTGATGAAATATGTTCCAAAGTAAAGACAGCAGCATACGTTGATGTGAATAAGCTTGACTTTATGGAAGAACATGTTCGAAACAATTTCAGGAAACAGAAATCAGAAGGTACACAGAGGGATCAAAAGTCTGAAAATTTGTCATTCTCTCTACAAAAACCACATATTAACAAAAAGATCCTTGCAATTGGCTCTTCTACAGGAGGGCCACGCGCACTGGAACAGATCATCCCCCGGCTTCCTGCAGACTTTCCTGCTGCAGTGCTGGTAGTACAGCACATGCCTGCTGGTTTTACCGCTTCATTTTCAAAGAGGCTTGATTTACATTCGATGCTCAGCGTAAGAGAAGCAAAGAATGGAGATATTGTAAAAGAAGGCGAAGTTCTGGTTGCACCTGGTGATTTTCATATGGAGATCACAGAGCAGAAAATAAATGGTGCTATCCAGGGTATAGTAAGACTGAATAAAAATCCCCGGGAAAAAGGTGTAAGACCAGCAGTAAATTATCTTTTCAGGTCCATTGCTCCAATATATGGTTCAAATATTGTTACACTAATACTGACAGGAATGGGTAGTGATGGCCTTGAAGGAGTTGAAGCAATTAAAAAGATGGGTGGAAGGTCTGTAGTTGAGGATGAACTAACCTGTGTGGTGTATGGTATGCCAAAGGCGATTGCGGACAGAGGTCTTGCAGATAACATAATCCCTCTGGATAATATTGCAGATGAAATAGTTCAGATGTTTAATAAAGAATTAAGGGGCAGTCGGAATTGA
- a CDS encoding chemotaxis protein CheA, with protein MSMSEYSEIFKTESDEHLQQLNQNLLELEQDFSNIDNINVMFRAAHTLKGMSATMGYTRIADLTHEMENLMDRIRGRELELNREIIDLLFQCLDCLEMLIENVDNDETIDTSDLISRIKSAASGAVNVDLIQDEGLEDDSIAIDEIDIHDLELSDDDHKRINKLNNEGHGVIIATICLDNSCLLKAARSALVLRSISNIGEVIKTIPSVEELEDEKFDTDFKVIFATSENKDRISENVTKISEVKKVTLFDLNYAALTGSENPGCKDLETSGSAEVSSATRRDGIKTVQSVRVSIERLDNLMNLVGELIINKSRLNQLATEIETKNLDEALANLDRLTNDIQVEIMDARMVPIDQIFKRFPRMVRDLAKSQNKKINFVTEGNEIELDRTVLDEIGDPMVHLLRNAVDHGIEDMQTRISKGKSETGSITLKASRQRNNIIIEVNDDGKGMDPENIRKVAVEKGIISRSDAGNLTDRESLYLIFEAGFSEAKQITDISGRGVGMDVVRTKIEGLGGLVEVESTVEKGSSIKLRLPLTVAIIQSLLVRVSDEKYAIPINNIVRDEVIKSSDIKTIKGEKVAVLRGEVLPIVWLHDLLDIPVEDASRDNLLVVVVEKMGDSVGLVVDRLLGQQEVIIKNLDNKLLKDVRGFSGATILGDGQVALILDISTLI; from the coding sequence ATGAGTATGTCTGAATACAGTGAAATCTTCAAGACAGAATCTGATGAACACCTTCAACAGCTGAATCAGAATCTTCTGGAACTTGAACAGGATTTCAGTAATATTGATAATATTAATGTAATGTTTCGTGCAGCGCATACACTTAAAGGTATGTCTGCTACTATGGGTTATACAAGAATTGCCGACCTTACTCATGAAATGGAAAACCTGATGGATCGGATAAGAGGACGGGAACTGGAACTTAACCGGGAGATAATAGATCTTCTTTTTCAATGTCTTGACTGCCTTGAAATGTTGATAGAAAATGTAGATAACGATGAAACAATTGATACCTCTGATCTGATCTCCAGAATAAAATCTGCAGCTTCCGGAGCAGTAAATGTTGATCTAATCCAGGATGAGGGTTTGGAAGATGATTCCATAGCTATTGATGAGATTGATATTCATGATCTGGAACTGTCAGATGATGACCATAAACGAATCAATAAACTGAATAATGAAGGGCATGGTGTTATAATTGCTACAATATGCCTGGATAATTCCTGTCTTTTAAAAGCTGCCAGATCTGCTCTTGTTTTGCGCTCAATATCAAATATTGGTGAGGTTATCAAAACAATTCCTTCGGTTGAAGAACTGGAGGATGAGAAGTTTGATACAGATTTTAAAGTTATATTTGCAACCAGTGAAAATAAAGATAGAATATCTGAAAATGTAACAAAAATCTCTGAAGTAAAAAAAGTAACTCTTTTTGATCTTAATTACGCAGCTTTGACAGGCTCAGAAAATCCCGGGTGTAAAGATCTTGAAACCAGTGGTTCTGCAGAAGTTTCATCTGCAACCAGACGTGATGGCATAAAAACTGTTCAGAGTGTAAGAGTAAGTATTGAAAGACTTGATAACCTGATGAACCTTGTCGGAGAACTTATAATCAACAAAAGCAGGCTTAACCAGCTTGCAACTGAAATTGAAACAAAAAATCTGGATGAGGCCCTTGCAAACCTTGATCGTCTGACCAATGATATACAGGTGGAAATCATGGATGCGAGGATGGTTCCAATTGACCAGATTTTCAAAAGATTTCCAAGAATGGTCAGGGATCTGGCAAAATCTCAAAATAAAAAGATCAATTTTGTAACTGAAGGAAATGAGATCGAGCTTGATAGGACTGTTCTTGACGAGATCGGTGATCCCATGGTTCATCTGCTACGAAATGCAGTGGACCATGGAATTGAAGATATGCAAACACGGATATCAAAAGGCAAATCTGAAACCGGATCTATAACTCTGAAAGCATCAAGACAGAGAAACAACATAATAATAGAGGTAAATGATGATGGAAAGGGGATGGATCCTGAAAATATAAGAAAAGTTGCTGTGGAAAAGGGGATTATAAGTAGATCTGATGCAGGTAATCTTACAGATCGTGAATCTCTCTATCTTATTTTTGAAGCAGGGTTTAGTGAAGCCAAGCAGATAACTGATATCTCTGGAAGAGGTGTAGGGATGGATGTTGTCAGGACCAAAATAGAAGGCCTTGGCGGACTGGTTGAGGTTGAGTCAACTGTTGAAAAGGGAAGTAGTATCAAATTGAGGCTACCTCTAACTGTTGCAATCATTCAATCTCTTCTGGTCCGGGTTTCGGATGAAAAATATGCCATCCCAATAAATAACATTGTCCGTGATGAAGTTATTAAATCAAGTGACATAAAAACTATTAAAGGTGAAAAAGTGGCAGTTCTTCGGGGAGAAGTATTGCCTATTGTCTGGCTTCATGATCTTCTGGATATTCCAGTAGAGGATGCATCCAGAGACAATCTTCTTGTGGTAGTTGTTGAAAAAATGGGGGATAGCGTGGGACTGGTGGTTGACAGACTACTTGGCCAGCAGGAAGTAATAATAAAAAATCTTGATAATAAATTGTTAAAAGATGTAAGGGGCTTTTCAGGAGCTACTATTCTGGGCGATGGCCAGGTAGCATTAATTCTTGATATATCGACACTGATCTAA
- a CDS encoding chemotaxis protein CheW: protein MAQDTSKIEESESGDDLLQLVVFQLGGEEFGVDIMQVQEIIRMPDTTRIPRAPDYVKGVINLRGKIIVVINLDTKFGIESKELDEDSRIIIIEVGNNIIGMVVDSVSEVTRLPASNVEKAPEIITSKIKAEYIMGVGKLDERLLILLDLEKVLGDEEVAEVSEIKKYV, encoded by the coding sequence ATGGCTCAGGACACATCTAAAATAGAAGAGAGTGAATCCGGTGATGATCTGCTCCAGCTGGTTGTATTCCAGCTTGGCGGAGAGGAGTTCGGTGTTGATATCATGCAGGTACAGGAGATCATTCGCATGCCTGATACGACCCGTATTCCCCGGGCACCTGATTATGTAAAAGGCGTCATTAATCTTCGTGGAAAGATAATCGTTGTTATCAACCTTGATACCAAGTTTGGGATCGAGTCCAAGGAACTGGACGAGGATTCCAGGATTATTATTATTGAAGTAGGAAACAATATCATAGGCATGGTTGTCGACTCTGTGAGCGAGGTAACCCGTCTTCCAGCTTCAAATGTTGAGAAGGCACCTGAGATTATTACATCCAAGATCAAAGCAGAGTATATTATGGGCGTTGGTAAGCTTGATGAACGGCTACTCATACTGCTTGATCTTGAGAAAGTGCTAGGGGACGAGGAAGTTGCTGAAGTTTCTGAAATAAAAAAATATGTTTAA
- a CDS encoding chemotaxis protein CheD: METITIGMADYAVGRSPINLTTMGLGSCVGITLYDPRNRIGGLVHIMLPTVEQARSRDNLAKFADTGIVQLMESMIEKGALKSRLQAKIAGGASMFSSGNGSLKIGERNVAATKEVMESLRIPIVAEDTGKNYGRTIKLDTVTGMLTIKSALKGTKVI; encoded by the coding sequence ATGGAAACGATAACTATCGGAATGGCTGATTATGCGGTAGGTAGATCACCGATAAATCTCACGACAATGGGATTGGGATCATGTGTCGGTATTACTCTTTACGATCCCAGGAACAGGATAGGAGGGCTTGTACATATTATGTTGCCGACAGTGGAACAGGCACGTTCCCGGGATAATCTTGCAAAATTTGCAGATACTGGTATAGTCCAGCTGATGGAAAGCATGATAGAAAAGGGTGCTCTAAAATCCAGGCTCCAGGCTAAAATAGCAGGTGGTGCCAGTATGTTTTCCTCAGGTAATGGAAGCTTAAAAATCGGAGAACGAAACGTGGCAGCAACAAAAGAGGTAATGGAATCCCTCAGGATACCAATTGTAGCAGAAGATACAGGAAAGAACTATGGCAGAACCATAAAACTGGATACTGTCACAGGTATGCTTACGATAAAAAGTGCACTTAAAGGTACAAAGGTAATTTAA
- a CDS encoding chemotaxis protein CheC: protein MSETSQENLQDSFYIDALKEIAGIGMGNATTSLSLLVDKRVQLNLANAYALNTDQMVNSIPDSVTMVGIVSKLEGDVQGCSVIFMELNNAIVLSELLLDDIPDADVELSESSLTEAGSILTGSYFNSFSQFLGLSVRHSSPFTVSGTIGEIFEALSNQFSHSAEISLIDGKTMILETMFMVNSTGYQKGLNTLYCDMFIFLDPESVSVITRSIDHMLKN, encoded by the coding sequence ATGAGTGAAACTTCCCAGGAAAATTTACAGGACTCATTTTATATTGATGCACTAAAGGAAATTGCAGGTATTGGTATGGGAAATGCAACCACTTCTTTATCACTTTTAGTTGATAAGAGAGTACAGCTAAATCTCGCCAATGCATATGCTCTAAACACTGATCAGATGGTAAATTCAATTCCTGATTCTGTAACTATGGTGGGGATAGTTTCAAAGCTCGAAGGGGATGTTCAGGGTTGTTCAGTTATCTTCATGGAACTAAATAATGCAATAGTTCTGAGTGAACTTCTTCTAGATGATATACCGGATGCAGATGTTGAATTAAGTGAATCTTCACTTACTGAAGCAGGCAGCATCCTGACAGGATCTTATTTCAATTCATTTTCACAGTTTCTGGGTTTGAGTGTAAGACATTCTTCACCTTTTACGGTCTCAGGTACGATTGGAGAAATTTTTGAAGCCCTTTCAAATCAATTTTCACATAGTGCAGAAATTTCCCTGATTGATGGAAAGACGATGATACTTGAAACAATGTTCATGGTAAATTCCACAGGATATCAAAAAGGCCTGAATACCCTGTACTGTGATATGTTCATATTTTTAGATCCAGAATCTGTTAGTGTAATAACCAGATCAATAGATCATATGCTTAAAAACTGA
- a CDS encoding response regulator → MAKIMIVDDAAFMRMVIKDILTKNGHEVVGEAVDGLDAVNKYGELKPELVFLDIVMPNMEGIDALKKIIEMDNNAKVVMCSSIGQQSVVTEAIKVGAQDFIVKPFDASKVLEVVNKVI, encoded by the coding sequence ATGGCAAAAATAATGATTGTAGATGATGCAGCATTTATGAGAATGGTGATCAAGGATATTCTCACAAAAAACGGACATGAGGTTGTTGGCGAAGCTGTTGACGGTCTGGATGCTGTCAACAAGTACGGGGAATTGAAACCTGAACTGGTGTTTCTGGATATAGTAATGCCAAATATGGAAGGAATTGATGCATTGAAGAAAATCATTGAGATGGATAATAATGCAAAGGTTGTGATGTGTTCTTCCATTGGTCAGCAGTCTGTTGTCACAGAAGCGATCAAAGTTGGGGCCCAGGACTTTATAGTTAAACCATTCGATGCTTCAAAGGTTCTTGAAGTTGTAAACAAAGTGATCTGA
- a CDS encoding CheR family methyltransferase: MDNKVKSLCAEDDAEFTALKKVINRKIGFNCDQYKISHFKRRIDIRLRATKCSGYSNYAEYLKNNPKEVDALTDTLTVNVTEFFRNQETYQALEDEVLPAIISSKRNKSINIWSAGCSIGVEAYSVAMLLHKFLGNDFRRYRIKIIGTDIDKKSLKKAEDGIYGASEIKNLTDVFLGKYFICGENEYQVIDEIKNMTTFQHHDLISGEDFRDFDLILCRNVTIYFERDLQEKLYSKFYNALNKDGFFVIGKTETLVGPSKDLFVPFNIKERIYSR; this comes from the coding sequence ATGGATAATAAGGTAAAGTCCCTATGTGCGGAAGATGATGCTGAATTTACAGCTCTTAAAAAAGTAATAAATCGAAAAATCGGCTTCAACTGCGATCAGTACAAGATATCTCATTTTAAAAGGCGTATAGATATAAGATTGAGAGCCACAAAATGCAGTGGATATTCAAACTATGCAGAATATTTGAAGAACAATCCTAAAGAAGTTGATGCGCTCACCGACACCCTCACAGTCAATGTAACTGAGTTCTTCAGGAATCAGGAAACATATCAGGCGCTTGAAGATGAGGTTTTGCCTGCTATCATCAGCTCAAAAAGGAACAAATCTATAAATATATGGAGTGCAGGCTGCTCAATTGGTGTTGAAGCTTATTCGGTTGCAATGCTGCTTCATAAATTTCTAGGGAATGATTTTAGAAGGTACAGGATCAAGATAATTGGTACAGACATAGATAAAAAAAGTCTCAAAAAAGCTGAAGATGGTATATATGGTGCATCCGAGATAAAAAATTTGACTGATGTTTTTCTTGGCAAATATTTCATCTGTGGTGAGAATGAATACCAGGTAATTGATGAAATAAAAAATATGACCACATTTCAGCACCATGATCTGATATCCGGGGAGGACTTCAGGGATTTTGATCTGATTTTGTGTCGCAATGTAACTATTTATTTTGAAAGGGATCTTCAGGAAAAGCTTTACTCAAAATTTTATAATGCTCTTAATAAGGATGGTTTTTTTGTAATCGGAAAGACCGAAACGCTTGTTGGACCTTCAAAGGATCTCTTTGTTCCCTTTAATATTAAAGAACGAATATATTCCAGATAA